The sequence below is a genomic window from Croceicoccus marinus.
TTACGACTGTGGGTCCAAGACCGGCTTTGTCGAAGCGACGCTGGCGCTGGCGCTGGAACGCGACGACATGGGCGCCGAAGTGCGCGCCATTGCCGAGCGGCTGCTGGCCGAGTGATGTTGCGTCCGTTCCGATGCGGTATCTGACTGTTCCGCTTCGGGAATTAGGGACTTACCCCTAGGTCGACATTCGGATTGCCTTGGCTAGCCATGCCCACAGCATGGCCGCGGGCCGCACTTGAAGCGGCCCGCGATAAAAGGCCTGTCTACAATGGCTACGCCGACCGAAACGACCGGTGGGGAACATGCAAACGGAACGGAGGCCACCGCTACCGATACGCGGACGGGCGCGACCGGATGGGCACGCCTTCCGCGGATCGAAGGCCGCTGCCTGACCGTCCTGCTGATGGCGATCACGGTGCTGGCCGCTGCGGCGATCTTCGCCCAGTCGGTCCTGCCCCCGATATGCCTTGCGACACCGCTGGCGGTGCTGGTGGCGCTGACGGGTGGACTGCGGCGCACGCTCGCCGCGACTGCGATCATCGCGGGCGTGGCATTCCTTGCCGCCCGGCTGGACCTGGGTCCGATCACCGATGCGTCCATGTTCATGGCGTTCTGCGCCGTGCTGGCCGCCACGGCGCTTCCTCTGGCGGGCTGGGCCGATCGCGCCCGGCGCGACCGCACGGCCCTGGCCATCGCCCGGGACGAAAGCCAGCGGCTACGCGACACGATCGACGAGGTGATCTTCGAGATCGACCGCGCGGGGTGCTGGTCGTCGCTGAATGCGGCATGGGAACGCATCACCGGCTTCAGCCGCACGGAAAGCCTGGGCCGCCCGGTCGAGGATTTCCTCGAAGCACTGGAATGCGATGCCGAGCGCGAAAGGTTCAGCCGCCTGATCAGCGGCGAGCGCGGCCTCGTCACCTCGCTCCACACGATCCGCCGCCCGGATGGCGACACCCGCCATGTCGAGGTCAGGATGCGCGGCGCCTTCGACCTGCAGGGCCGCCCCGTGGGGCTGGTCGGCCATATTCGCGACATCACCCAGGCCGCCCGCTATCGCCACGCGCTCGACGATGCGGAGCGCCGCTTCTCGACGCTGGCCAATGCCGCCCCGGTCGGGATCTGGCGCACCAATGCGCGCGGTGACACCCTGTTCGTCAATCATGCCTTCAAGCAGATGACCGGGCTGCGCGATGGGCAGTGGGAAGGATCGCACTGGATCACCGCCATCCACCCCGACGACTTCGAACGGGTGGTGACCATGTGGAAGGCCGCGCTAAAGGCCGAGGCCGCGTTTCGCGCCGAATGGCGCTGGCGCGGACCCGATGGCGCAGTCGTCTGGGTGGCGACCAGCGGCGCTCC
It includes:
- a CDS encoding PAS domain-containing protein; translated protein: MATPTETTGGEHANGTEATATDTRTGATGWARLPRIEGRCLTVLLMAITVLAAAAIFAQSVLPPICLATPLAVLVALTGGLRRTLAATAIIAGVAFLAARLDLGPITDASMFMAFCAVLAATALPLAGWADRARRDRTALAIARDESQRLRDTIDEVIFEIDRAGCWSSLNAAWERITGFSRTESLGRPVEDFLEALECDAERERFSRLISGERGLVTSLHTIRRPDGDTRHVEVRMRGAFDLQGRPVGLVGHIRDITQAARYRHALDDAERRFSTLANAAPVGIWRTNARGDTLFVNHAFKQMTGLRDGQWEGSHWITAIHPDDFERVVTMWKAALKAEAAFRAEWRWRGPDGAVVWVATSGAPQLDEDGRLTGYIGMNVDITEQRGAEAQLAENEHRMRAVFERIGGAADPAADQAQWDGLATQLRQMTGPQGRRPASRKMWAA